A stretch of the Sorangium aterium genome encodes the following:
- a CDS encoding PEGA domain-containing protein, giving the protein MTLLRSALSGICLLGVLGSGIGLARAAPALTESAAAMKARQKARIAFGARKWTDAEASFEAVLAAPDAAGMTAVQRAEVLGYLGLCELEQGKHREAAEHLGRSLEQDAALNRALLDRFTRAFDTAIEHVGRIYVAASPPDAEILLDGEPVGTGATVHELFVAPGTYTLRARLSGHGEGSQRVEVDAGKTVSAALQLVRAADAPARAPAPGARKSEPVKPQAPGPVASWLGPARIAGIGLTTATASLGALFMVRASASNGDLKERNSKLDALGFTPWACREPSPPSACNELAVLRRERDQFAALGTAMVVASGVVGAVTVASFFTDFSFLQSEPTGARVALSPAATPGQIGLVAHGVW; this is encoded by the coding sequence ATGACGCTCTTGCGCTCGGCCCTGTCCGGGATTTGCCTTCTCGGCGTGCTGGGCAGCGGCATCGGGCTCGCGCGCGCAGCACCTGCGCTGACCGAGAGCGCGGCAGCGATGAAGGCGCGCCAGAAGGCCCGGATTGCCTTTGGCGCACGGAAGTGGACCGACGCGGAAGCGAGCTTCGAAGCCGTCCTGGCGGCGCCCGACGCCGCCGGAATGACCGCGGTGCAGCGGGCCGAGGTGCTCGGCTATCTCGGGCTTTGCGAGCTGGAGCAGGGCAAGCACCGGGAGGCCGCCGAGCACCTGGGGCGGAGCCTCGAGCAGGACGCCGCCCTGAATCGGGCGCTCCTCGACAGGTTCACGCGGGCGTTCGACACGGCGATCGAGCACGTCGGGAGGATCTATGTGGCTGCCTCCCCGCCCGACGCCGAGATCCTCCTGGACGGGGAGCCCGTCGGCACGGGCGCCACGGTCCACGAGCTGTTCGTCGCGCCGGGCACGTACACGCTCCGGGCCCGGCTGTCGGGGCACGGGGAGGGCTCGCAGCGGGTCGAGGTCGATGCGGGGAAGACGGTCAGCGCGGCGCTGCAGCTCGTGCGCGCGGCCGACGCGCCCGCGCGCGCGCCGGCTCCGGGCGCGAGGAAGAGCGAACCGGTCAAGCCGCAGGCCCCGGGGCCGGTGGCATCGTGGCTCGGGCCGGCGCGTATCGCCGGCATCGGTCTGACAACGGCGACGGCCTCCCTCGGCGCCCTGTTCATGGTCCGCGCGAGCGCATCCAACGGCGATCTCAAGGAGCGCAACAGCAAGCTGGACGCGCTCGGGTTCACGCCGTGGGCGTGCCGCGAACCGTCGCCGCCTTCAGCGTGCAACGAGCTGGCGGTCCTCCGGCGAGAGCGAGATCAGTTCGCCGCCCTCGGCACGGCGATGGTGGTCGCGAGCGGCGTGGTCGGCGCCGTGACGGTCGCCTCGTTCTTCACGGATTTCTCCTTTCTGCAGTCCGAGCCCACGGGCGCCCGCGTCGCGCTCTCGCCGGCCGCAACGCCAGGGCAGATCGGCCTCGTGGCGCACGGGGTGTGGTGA
- a CDS encoding CAP domain-containing protein translates to MNTLGSRLHGFALFSLMLALAAGCGSSSDDADAPASGQGDDEPPRMVGMTAAHNAARAAVDPPADQPLPPLSWSSELAAVAQAHADKCVFRHSANGYGENLFATSSGASPAPEDVVGSWIDEAVSYDLASNACSAATCGHYTQVVWADSLRLGCGIASCADGSPFEGGSAWQFWVCTYDPPGNFVGERPY, encoded by the coding sequence GTGAATACGCTCGGCTCACGTCTCCACGGGTTCGCGCTGTTCTCCCTGATGCTCGCCCTCGCTGCCGGGTGCGGCAGCTCGTCCGACGACGCCGACGCCCCGGCGAGCGGCCAGGGCGACGACGAGCCGCCCCGGATGGTCGGGATGACGGCGGCCCACAACGCCGCGCGCGCCGCGGTCGACCCGCCCGCCGATCAGCCGCTGCCCCCGCTCTCGTGGTCGTCCGAGCTCGCCGCGGTGGCTCAGGCCCATGCCGATAAGTGTGTGTTCCGCCACAGCGCGAACGGCTACGGAGAGAACCTCTTCGCGACGTCGAGCGGCGCCTCACCCGCCCCCGAGGATGTCGTCGGCTCGTGGATCGACGAGGCGGTCAGCTACGACCTCGCGAGCAACGCCTGCAGCGCCGCCACGTGCGGCCATTACACCCAGGTGGTCTGGGCCGACTCCCTGCGGCTCGGCTGCGGGATCGCCAGCTGTGCGGACGGCTCACCGTTCGAAGGGGGCAGCGCCTGGCAGTTCTGGGTGTGCACTTACGATCCTCCCGGCAACTTCGTCGGCGAGCGCCCCTACTGA
- a CDS encoding TetR/AcrR family transcriptional regulator, with the protein MTDAKAAYHHGDLRNALVETATELVRTSGAEGFSLRDAARTLGVSANATYRHFDSKSALLTAVASADYVHSVNIGGAHPQGASVQWRN; encoded by the coding sequence ATGACGGACGCCAAGGCCGCCTATCACCACGGAGATCTGCGCAATGCGCTGGTGGAGACCGCGACCGAGCTCGTGCGCACCTCCGGCGCGGAGGGCTTCAGCCTCCGCGACGCCGCCCGGACGCTCGGGGTCTCGGCGAACGCGACCTACCGGCACTTCGACAGCAAGTCCGCGCTGCTCACGGCGGTCGCGAGCGCGGACTATGTTCACAGTGTGAATATCGGGGGTGCGCATCCACAAGGAGCGAGCGTCCAATGGCGAAATTGA
- a CDS encoding SDR family NAD(P)-dependent oxidoreductase — protein MAKLNGKVAVVTGGSDGIGLATAKLFVAEGATVYVTGRRQERLDEAVEEIGGGAVGVQGDVANLADLDRLFARIRREQGKLDVVFANAGISGVATMGAIDEDHFDRIFGANVKGLLFTVQKALPLMKSGGVVVLNGSMSGSKGFPNQSVYNATKAAVRSFARTWTTDLRGSGIRVNVVSAGAIDTPGMRRFVGGHTEAAEAQISALSQSVPLGRFGGAEEVAKAVLYLASDDSSYVAGAELFVDGGVVAV, from the coding sequence ATGGCGAAATTGAACGGGAAGGTCGCGGTGGTGACGGGTGGGAGCGACGGCATCGGGCTCGCGACGGCGAAGCTCTTCGTCGCGGAGGGAGCCACCGTCTACGTCACGGGTCGGAGGCAAGAGAGGCTCGACGAAGCGGTCGAGGAGATCGGAGGCGGCGCCGTCGGCGTCCAGGGCGACGTCGCCAACCTGGCCGACCTCGACCGGCTCTTCGCGCGGATCCGGCGAGAGCAGGGCAAACTCGACGTCGTGTTCGCCAACGCCGGCATCTCCGGGGTCGCGACGATGGGCGCGATCGACGAAGACCACTTCGACCGCATTTTCGGCGCGAACGTCAAAGGGCTGCTCTTCACGGTGCAGAAGGCCCTGCCTCTCATGAAGAGCGGAGGGGTCGTCGTCCTCAACGGCTCGATGAGCGGGAGCAAAGGCTTCCCGAATCAGTCGGTCTACAACGCCACCAAGGCCGCCGTGCGCTCGTTCGCGCGGACCTGGACGACCGACCTGAGAGGCTCCGGCATCCGCGTGAACGTGGTCTCGGCGGGGGCCATCGACACGCCGGGCATGCGCCGCTTCGTCGGCGGCCACACAGAGGCTGCAGAGGCGCAGATCTCGGCCCTCAGTCAGTCCGTGCCGCTCGGGCGGTTCGGGGGCGCGGAGGAGGTCGCCAAGGCCGTGCTCTACCTGGCGTCGGACGACAGCAGCTACGTCGCGGGCGCCGAGCTGTTCGTGGACGGCGGGGTCGTCGCGGTGTGA
- a CDS encoding jacalin-like lectin: MATKTERREAGQGRPALVSLTSPAVVLQGYDSVNGDARQTALKGETASTGANVIMYHRICTDLESLSQALQINQSLSVGMASVGSVDEKMEFIHNLTVTTYSVSIVVYVSKIISTETVTNAWIKDDVVPPTDDAALNEFFQIYGDSYVSALTRGGEYYAVYTFHSQTQDEQTNVKATINAHGVVGGTNISTDLQIQLDEIRKSTQVYVEVQQGVRGVANLELPKDEEIVEFARTFPTRDLTAPVITSFQSAGYETIKGIGTHFSKVKNNRLKFVGTKVKPGLSAKLAYVLMLKNQIDLLHQIYDFYGGHSDTALDQVANEVDADLDAIDNTMNDYSNDPTAELEHPDLKSLSHKKIPMLNYSTFYTPYYGSPDQGVGFPFDDVDNIGSYLQLRTHITSIQFWATDQVFKFVTRYADTSKESEKVHGGDFGTPSNVLSLQTGQYVQQITGTSAVNSTGNVSITSLGITATNSDGSNPSTVQGGIPAGVTFASLRPADTFVLGFRGRNRNELHALGLVCAKFLDATWQKAPWKI, encoded by the coding sequence ATGGCCACCAAAACAGAGCGCAGGGAAGCGGGGCAGGGAAGGCCGGCGCTGGTCTCTTTGACGAGCCCGGCAGTGGTCCTCCAGGGTTACGACAGCGTCAACGGCGACGCCCGGCAGACCGCCCTCAAAGGCGAGACCGCCTCCACCGGAGCCAACGTTATTATGTACCATCGGATCTGCACGGACCTCGAGAGCCTGAGCCAGGCGCTGCAGATCAACCAGTCGCTCTCGGTCGGCATGGCGTCCGTGGGCAGCGTCGACGAGAAAATGGAGTTCATCCACAACCTCACGGTCACGACCTACAGCGTCTCGATCGTGGTCTACGTCAGCAAGATCATCAGCACCGAGACGGTCACCAATGCCTGGATCAAGGACGATGTTGTACCACCCACGGACGACGCGGCGCTCAACGAGTTCTTCCAAATCTACGGCGATTCCTACGTGTCCGCGCTGACCCGCGGCGGCGAGTATTACGCCGTGTACACGTTCCACTCGCAAACCCAGGACGAGCAGACGAACGTCAAGGCGACGATCAATGCCCATGGAGTCGTGGGCGGGACGAACATCAGCACCGACCTGCAGATCCAGCTCGACGAGATCCGCAAGAGTACCCAGGTATACGTGGAGGTGCAGCAAGGGGTGCGGGGTGTCGCCAATCTGGAGCTCCCGAAGGATGAGGAGATCGTCGAATTCGCCCGGACCTTTCCGACGCGAGACCTCACCGCGCCGGTCATCACCAGCTTCCAGTCCGCCGGCTACGAGACCATCAAGGGGATCGGCACCCACTTCTCCAAGGTAAAGAACAACCGCCTCAAGTTCGTGGGCACCAAGGTGAAGCCTGGTCTCTCGGCCAAACTGGCGTACGTCCTGATGCTGAAGAATCAGATCGATCTGCTCCACCAGATCTATGATTTCTACGGCGGACACTCGGACACCGCCCTCGATCAGGTGGCAAACGAGGTCGATGCGGATCTGGACGCCATCGACAATACGATGAATGATTATTCGAATGATCCCACCGCGGAGCTCGAGCATCCCGACCTCAAGTCGCTGAGCCACAAGAAGATACCGATGCTCAACTACAGCACCTTCTACACGCCCTATTACGGGAGCCCCGATCAGGGAGTAGGCTTCCCCTTCGATGACGTCGACAACATCGGCAGCTACCTCCAGCTGCGGACGCATATCACGTCGATCCAGTTCTGGGCCACCGATCAGGTCTTCAAGTTTGTCACCAGGTACGCGGACACGAGCAAGGAGTCTGAAAAAGTTCACGGCGGCGATTTCGGCACCCCGAGCAACGTGCTCTCGCTCCAGACCGGGCAGTACGTCCAGCAGATCACCGGGACGTCCGCCGTGAACAGCACCGGTAACGTCAGTATCACGTCCCTTGGGATCACGGCCACCAACAGCGACGGCAGCAATCCCAGCACCGTGCAAGGCGGCATCCCCGCGGGGGTCACCTTCGCCTCCTTGAGGCCGGCCGATACCTTCGTCCTGGGATTCCGTGGCAGGAACCGCAACGAGCTCCACGCCCTCGGGCTCGTCTGCGCAAAGTTCTTGGATGCAACCTGGCAAAAGGCGCCCTGGAAAATCTAG
- a CDS encoding GlxA family transcriptional regulator produces the protein MTDITPTTSPKTRHIAMLAFPDCQILDVCGPLEVFSFVNCWLHLTCNPDWMAYRFSVIAERAGPIRTMSGLQIIADHDLADVGNDIDTLLVTGGIGIDRARINPVLVDWVRSMDQRVRRIGSVCTGAFLLAEAGLLNGCRATTHWHWCQQLAEEYPDIRVEPDRLALRDGSRYSSGGVTAGMDLALCMIEEDFGPEATAMVGRWLLVFPNRPGGQSQFNVALHNSSGARRDFRELQAWIDAHPEANLSVDALARRMHMSRHSDGTFHGNQSC, from the coding sequence GTGACCGACATCACCCCGACGACCTCACCGAAGACCCGCCACATTGCCATGCTGGCTTTCCCCGACTGCCAGATCCTGGATGTGTGCGGTCCACTGGAAGTATTCTCCTTCGTCAACTGCTGGCTCCACCTCACCTGCAATCCCGATTGGATGGCGTACCGATTTTCGGTGATCGCCGAGCGGGCGGGACCCATCAGGACCATGTCAGGGCTCCAGATCATTGCGGACCATGACCTTGCCGATGTGGGGAACGACATCGACACGTTGCTGGTGACGGGCGGCATTGGGATCGACCGGGCCCGCATCAATCCGGTCCTGGTGGACTGGGTCCGGAGCATGGACCAGCGGGTGCGGCGGATCGGCTCGGTCTGCACCGGCGCCTTTCTGCTGGCCGAGGCCGGGCTGCTGAACGGCTGCCGCGCCACCACCCACTGGCACTGGTGCCAGCAACTAGCAGAGGAATACCCGGACATCCGGGTGGAACCTGATCGTCTCGCCCTCCGTGACGGCTCCCGCTACAGCTCGGGTGGCGTCACGGCGGGCATGGACCTCGCCCTCTGCATGATCGAGGAGGATTTCGGGCCGGAGGCGACCGCCATGGTGGGGCGCTGGCTGCTGGTCTTCCCCAACCGACCCGGTGGGCAGTCCCAGTTCAACGTGGCCCTGCACAACAGCTCCGGCGCCCGGCGGGATTTCCGGGAGCTGCAGGCCTGGATCGACGCCCATCCCGAGGCCAACCTGAGCGTCGACGCCCTGGCGCGGCGCATGCACATGAGCCGCCATTCCGACGGTACTTTCCATGGCAATCAATCCTGTTGA
- a CDS encoding enoyl-CoA hydratase-related protein, with translation MAINPVEAHQPSGATMRLLLLSSSFNSLTQQAYVLFKDRHRVGVAAATTAGAMREVVAQFRPDLILCPMLAHVIPRDIWSRTLCLIVHPGIVGDRGPSSLDWAIYNGETAWGVTVVEAVEHMDSGPIWATYRCAMREGSKSSLYRDEITRCAVNAMEVAVQRFESRMFVPAPLDYSRAEPMGHFRPVLKQAQRRVDWESDRVADILRKVRTGDGAPGVLDEIAGQEVYLFGAHEESALVGKPGDIIAQRHGAICRAAVDGAVWISHLRPKNGPEERRFKLPAAMVLGPDAMQEVPELPLVIDALTRGKTFRDIWYEEKNSVGYVNFRFYNGAMGTDHCRRLEQAVLFARRRPTRVIVLQGGRDFWSNGIHLNLIEAAADPARESWNNINAMDDLCEAILTASDQIVIAAMYGSAGAGGVMMALAADRVLARDGIVLNPHYKGMGGLYGSEYWTYSLPKRVGLAKAVELTERCLPLGIREAKAIGLVDDIIVQDDLGDGHFSQFHEQIGRIAERLASSGHHHAWLERKRAERAADERRKPLAAYREEELAEMRRNIWGEAPAYHLARSAFVRKVPKVGLLKCVTNLDAACGNAHCADAPGLGRNRRSFASIGWEAVALAATP, from the coding sequence ATGGCAATCAATCCTGTTGAAGCCCATCAACCGTCCGGAGCAACCATGCGACTACTATTGCTATCCAGCAGCTTCAACAGCCTGACCCAGCAGGCGTACGTGCTCTTCAAGGATCGCCATCGGGTGGGTGTTGCCGCGGCGACGACCGCGGGAGCGATGCGCGAAGTGGTCGCGCAGTTCAGGCCCGATCTGATTCTCTGCCCCATGCTGGCCCATGTCATTCCGCGTGACATCTGGAGCCGAACGCTCTGCCTGATCGTCCACCCGGGCATCGTCGGCGACCGTGGTCCCAGTTCCCTGGACTGGGCCATTTACAACGGGGAAACCGCGTGGGGTGTGACCGTCGTGGAGGCGGTCGAGCACATGGATTCCGGCCCCATCTGGGCCACCTACCGCTGCGCCATGCGCGAGGGCAGCAAGAGCAGCCTGTATCGGGACGAGATCACCCGCTGCGCGGTGAATGCCATGGAGGTGGCGGTCCAGCGCTTCGAGAGCCGGATGTTCGTGCCGGCGCCCCTGGACTACTCGCGGGCCGAGCCCATGGGCCATTTCCGGCCTGTGCTGAAGCAGGCCCAGCGCCGCGTCGACTGGGAGTCGGACCGGGTGGCGGACATCCTCCGCAAGGTGCGGACCGGGGACGGCGCACCGGGGGTGCTGGACGAGATCGCCGGCCAAGAGGTCTATCTCTTCGGTGCCCACGAGGAGAGCGCACTGGTGGGCAAGCCGGGGGACATCATCGCCCAGCGCCATGGCGCCATCTGTCGGGCAGCGGTGGACGGGGCCGTGTGGATTTCCCACCTGAGGCCGAAGAACGGCCCGGAGGAGCGGCGGTTCAAGCTGCCTGCGGCCATGGTGCTGGGTCCCGATGCGATGCAGGAGGTGCCGGAGCTGCCGCTCGTCATCGACGCCCTCACCCGGGGCAAGACTTTCCGCGACATCTGGTACGAGGAGAAGAACAGCGTCGGCTACGTGAATTTCCGTTTCTACAACGGCGCCATGGGCACCGACCACTGCCGGCGCCTGGAGCAGGCTGTATTGTTCGCCCGCCGCCGCCCCACCCGGGTCATCGTCCTGCAGGGCGGGCGGGATTTCTGGTCCAACGGCATCCACCTCAACCTGATCGAGGCCGCCGCCGACCCGGCCCGGGAGTCCTGGAACAACATCAATGCCATGGATGACCTCTGCGAGGCCATCCTGACCGCATCCGACCAGATCGTGATCGCCGCCATGTACGGCAGCGCCGGAGCCGGCGGGGTGATGATGGCCCTGGCCGCCGACCGGGTGCTCGCCCGCGACGGCATCGTCCTCAACCCGCATTACAAAGGCATGGGAGGGCTCTACGGTTCCGAATACTGGACCTATTCCCTGCCGAAGCGGGTGGGCTTGGCCAAGGCCGTGGAGCTCACCGAGCGCTGCCTGCCGCTCGGCATCCGCGAGGCCAAGGCGATCGGCCTGGTGGATGACATCATCGTGCAGGACGACCTGGGCGACGGCCATTTCTCCCAGTTCCACGAGCAGATCGGCCGCATCGCCGAGCGGCTGGCCAGCAGCGGCCATCATCACGCCTGGCTGGAGCGCAAGCGGGCCGAACGGGCCGCCGACGAGCGGCGGAAACCGCTGGCGGCTTACCGGGAAGAGGAACTGGCGGAGATGCGCCGGAATATCTGGGGCGAGGCCCCGGCCTACCACCTCGCCCGCAGCGCTTTCGTCCGGAAAGTGCCCAAGGTCGGCCTGCTGAAATGCGTGACGAACCTGGATGCGGCCTGCGGCAACGCCCATTGCGCCGATGCGCCCGGGCTGGGCCGTAACCGCCGTTCCTTCGCGTCCATCGGCTGGGAAGCCGTTGCCCTCGCCGCGACACCGTGA
- a CDS encoding choice-of-anchor Q domain-containing protein gives MNRSRKNRMTPTMQRYAPPGALLLAVGLFPACATQGGPDESDSDTLGAGLASSATMTCSKLTVLKGSTGGQGAQALATKDLSGTADTWSKYVEFNPGSQAQCEYALPAGASDADVSALSLSVNYRGPAKAQMLWTFDAWDYSTSTWVKIGDNAFASSWAWSAATLALPSPHARFVSGGKLKIRYGTTSTADASDVDLLVLNATLTSGPPPECVPETDAQLCSRLARSCGPLSANDSCGNPHTVASCGTCSGTQTCGGGGSPGVCGDAGSTSDPDPTPSPVAGACGDRSSGRTITVAPSGGDHRTIQAGLNAAAAGDTVVVKAGTYNEKVSFTRSGTAAAGCITLKGEAGAILDGTGKSGVGIDISSKNYIKVTGMTVQNFKGSGDTPMGISVSGSSSFLEIHNNLVHHIESSQDAHGIAFYGTSATPMTDLLIDGNEIRNCKLGSSEAMVLNGNVTKFVVSRNTVHDNDNIGIDFIGFEGTGPSGSDQARDGVCVDNIVYNISSAGNPAYDGERSADGIYVDGGKDIVIERNKVDSSDIGIEIASEHAGKTTSNITVRNNFVSRSYQGNIMIGGYDTSRGNAADIAVLSNTLYQGAGGEIILQNNSNGVLIQNNILRATSGNDYVSSGSNNRNVTVDNNIFFGASRSSAGAFSDPHARFVDPLLVGPPSDLHLTSGSPAVDAGIDLGSRSGATDIDGGARTSGTRIDIGADER, from the coding sequence ATGAACCGATCGCGCAAGAACCGAATGACTCCCACGATGCAGCGGTACGCTCCGCCGGGCGCCCTGCTGCTCGCCGTCGGGCTCTTTCCCGCATGCGCGACGCAAGGCGGACCCGATGAGTCCGACTCCGACACGCTCGGCGCCGGGCTCGCCTCGAGCGCGACGATGACCTGCTCGAAGCTGACCGTCCTCAAGGGGTCCACCGGAGGCCAGGGCGCTCAGGCCCTGGCGACGAAAGATCTGAGCGGCACGGCCGACACGTGGAGCAAGTATGTCGAGTTCAACCCCGGCAGCCAGGCTCAGTGCGAGTACGCATTGCCGGCCGGCGCCTCGGACGCCGACGTCTCGGCGCTCAGCCTGTCGGTGAACTACCGAGGACCCGCGAAGGCCCAGATGCTCTGGACCTTCGACGCCTGGGACTACAGCACCAGCACCTGGGTCAAGATCGGCGACAACGCGTTCGCTTCATCCTGGGCCTGGAGCGCCGCCACCCTCGCGCTCCCGTCCCCGCACGCTCGGTTCGTGTCGGGCGGCAAGCTCAAGATCCGCTATGGAACCACGAGCACCGCCGACGCGTCCGACGTCGACCTGCTGGTCCTCAACGCCACCCTCACCAGCGGGCCGCCGCCCGAGTGCGTCCCCGAGACCGACGCGCAGCTCTGCTCGCGGCTCGCCAGGAGCTGCGGCCCGCTCTCCGCCAATGACAGCTGCGGCAACCCCCACACCGTGGCGAGCTGTGGAACGTGCTCTGGCACCCAGACGTGCGGCGGTGGCGGGTCGCCTGGCGTGTGCGGCGACGCCGGCTCCACCTCCGACCCCGACCCCACCCCCAGCCCGGTGGCCGGAGCGTGCGGCGACCGCTCGAGCGGCAGGACCATCACCGTCGCGCCATCGGGCGGCGACCACAGGACGATCCAAGCCGGCCTCAACGCGGCGGCCGCGGGCGACACCGTTGTCGTCAAGGCGGGCACCTACAACGAGAAGGTCTCCTTCACGAGGAGCGGCACCGCTGCAGCCGGCTGCATCACCCTCAAGGGCGAGGCCGGCGCGATCCTCGACGGGACGGGCAAGAGCGGCGTCGGCATCGACATCTCCAGCAAGAACTACATCAAGGTCACCGGCATGACGGTGCAGAACTTCAAGGGCAGCGGCGACACGCCGATGGGCATCAGCGTGAGCGGCAGCTCGAGCTTCCTCGAGATCCACAATAACCTCGTGCACCACATCGAGAGCTCCCAGGACGCCCACGGCATCGCCTTCTACGGGACGTCCGCGACGCCGATGACCGACCTCCTCATCGACGGGAACGAGATCCGGAACTGCAAGCTCGGCTCGAGCGAGGCGATGGTCCTCAACGGCAACGTCACCAAGTTCGTCGTCTCGCGCAACACGGTCCATGACAACGACAACATCGGCATCGACTTCATCGGCTTCGAGGGCACCGGCCCCTCGGGCTCGGACCAGGCGAGGGACGGCGTGTGCGTGGACAACATCGTCTACAACATCTCCTCGGCCGGAAACCCCGCGTACGACGGCGAGCGGTCGGCTGACGGCATCTACGTCGACGGCGGCAAGGACATCGTCATCGAGCGAAACAAGGTGGACTCGAGCGACATCGGCATCGAGATTGCCAGCGAGCACGCGGGCAAGACCACCAGCAACATCACCGTGCGGAACAACTTCGTGTCGCGGAGTTACCAGGGCAACATCATGATCGGCGGCTACGACACGAGCAGGGGCAACGCGGCGGACATCGCGGTGCTGAGCAACACGCTCTACCAGGGCGCCGGCGGCGAGATCATCCTCCAGAACAACTCGAACGGCGTGCTCATCCAGAACAACATCCTCCGCGCCACGTCGGGCAACGACTACGTGAGCAGCGGCAGCAACAACAGGAACGTGACCGTCGACAACAACATCTTCTTCGGCGCGAGCCGCAGCTCGGCGGGCGCCTTCTCCGACCCGCACGCGAGGTTCGTCGACCCGCTCCTCGTCGGGCCCCCGTCCGACCTCCACCTGACCAGCGGCTCGCCGGCCGTCGACGCTGGCATCGATCTGGGCAGCCGGAGCGGCGCCACCGACATCGACGGCGGCGCGCGGACGAGCGGCACGCGCATCGACATCGGCGCCGACGAGCGCTGA